Genomic DNA from Streptobacillus felis:
TTAAAGAAGCAAATATAGCTCCTTCTAATCCCATTTTAATTATTACTAAATATATAAAGTTAAAAATAATTTTCAATATTAATAATACTATCATTCTATAAAATGTAGCTTCTGGCTCTCCAGTTGCACTTTTAATTGAATTAAATATAGCAGCCATAAACTGAAATGGTATAATAAACGAACTTAAAGCAAAATAAGTTATTGCATAATCTCTTATTA
This window encodes:
- a CDS encoding MATE family efflux transporter, producing MTIIVQLNGKGDFNGVKNVAMHVLVFGFLLGILWMPLCFYGAKYLAPIDPVIRDYAITYFALSSFIIPFQFMAAIFNSIKSATGEPEATFYRMIVLLILKIIFNFIYLVIIKMGLEGAIFASL